In a genomic window of Bemisia tabaci chromosome 1, PGI_BMITA_v3:
- the LOC109041709 gene encoding uncharacterized protein has protein sequence MNVAAPTKVNTDFMNVAAPTKVNTDLMNVAAPTKVNTDLMNVAAPTKVNGPTEVNAPSNEVTIIDSKVLTTHNESIESLELSPLLTHNESIESLELFPLPLLGPNELSTLEIIINEDSQQADYVTKILGTSPQVITKNSILTKLN, from the coding sequence ATGAACGTGGCAGCACCAACCAAAGTCAATACAGATTTCATGAACGTGGCAGCACCAACCAAAGTCAATACAGATCTCATGAACGTGGCAGCACCAACCAAAGTCAATACAGATCTCATGAACGTGGCAGCACCAACTAAAGTCAATGGACCTACTGAGGTTAATGCACCCTCCAACGAGGTTACAATAATTGATTCAAAAGTATTAACTACTCACAATGAATCAATCGAATCCCTCGAACTGTCTCCTCTTCTTACTCATAATGAATCAATTGAATCCCTCGAACTGTTTCCTCTTCCTCTATTAGGACCAAACGAACTATCTACGTTAGAAATCATTATAAATGAGGACAGCCAACAGGCGGATTATGTGACCAAGATACTGGGAACCTCACCTCAGGTAATaacaaagaattcaattttaacaaaattaaattaa